The region tgataaaaaaaacacaaatttaAGGGAACAAAAGTACCTTATATAAGATGAATTCATACGAACTTGGAAAAGAAAAGCCTTACATGTGGCGTGCCACTCGAAATCATGTAAATGAGCAGCCTCCAaagtaaaaaaaacataattaaaatactACGAAAACCATTCTATCCAGGGTTAGTCAATAATGCAAAGAAAGAATTGGTTGTTGTGCCTAAATTGTACCATTGATATGATGATATATAATATTCTTTAGAGTGAGATTAATGGTTGGTTGTAACAAGAAACCAGTAATGGACCATGGATTTATCAAGACCAATCTCATTTTGTTTTGCCAACTCAAAAGCAGCCCCTTCAGATAACATTTTCCAATAAAGATTACCCCAAAGCTGCAGAAATGAAAATGAAAGCATTTAATACTTTTCTCCATCATCCCAAAACAGAAATCATATTATGAAATCATAGGAACTAGGAAATAAAAGCCTTACCTATGTCTTGTTACTCGAAAGGATGGGAATGAGGAGCCTCAAAAGTGTGCACAATGTGCCCAACTATTAAACATAAAGGaaaatgaaaacaaaacataattaaaaaaccACAAAAACCATTCTAGACTGGTTTAGTCAATAATTAATGGTAAAGAAAGAATTAGCTGCTGTGCCTATATTGGATTTGTACCATTGATATGATTTATAGTATTCTTCAGAATGAGATTAATAGTTTGTTGTAACAAGGAACCAGAAACAAACCAATAAGTTTTATTACAGTAACATATAGTAAATTAAAGTGCTAACAGGATCATGAAATTATGCATCCTGTAGCTAAACAAAACTTACAGATGATAAAGAAAAAAGACAAAGATAATTGCATTAGTGTCACACAAATTAAGCTTAATACAATAAAGAAGAATAAAACAGCTGCAACAATAATCATTCTCAGTAATGAAGTCCCCTAGGCCATTTGCGTATTGTTCTTATTCTATGCTCAAAGAACGGAATTCTTTCAACCACACTCTCCACAAAGCCGAAATAAGACTCGCTCCAAGATTTTCTCATTGCCAACATGAAATAAGGAAGTAGAAGTCCTGCTGCAAATCCCAATCCAACACTCAGATAAAACCAATGGTCAAGAAAATTGTCCTCATAATCAGCCTTAACAGTTGGTCCTTTATCGAAGTGGTCGTTATCACCTGGACATTTTGCGTCGAGGGGTTCGCCACAAAGGCCTAGATTTCCAGAAAAAGAGGATGCCTCAAAGGTTGTTATGTGGCCATTGTATGGAATCTTACCGGAAAACTCATTATTTGACAAGTTGAGATACCCCAAGAATGAAAGTAATGACAAGCTGTTAGGAATAGCACCTGAGAGCCTGTTATTTGAGAGATCAAGAGATAACAACTGTGCCAACTTTGACATACCCTCTGGAATGAAACCACTGAAATGATTTTTGGACAAGTTCAAAACCACTAAACCCAACAAATTTGTCATATCTGAAGGAAGTTCTCCACTCAAACTATTGGCAGAAAGGTCTAAGCTGACAACAAGGGAAAGAATCCTGGTGTACTTTTGTTCTTGGCCTTTTGTATTCACAACCAAGCTATCTTCATAAAATGTGTCATACATAGGATTTCCATAGAATAGATAACGATTTTCCCTTTGGACTTGTATCATTGCTTTGAAATTTCCATAGCTAGCTGGGATGCTTCCATTGTATCCATTGTCTGCAAGGTCTAGCACTTGTAATGAGCTTAAATTTGATAGCATGGATGGAAGTTCACCAAAAAATGCATTCGATCTCAATTTAAGAATTCTCAAACTCCCCAAATAACCTTTCCCAAGCCAGTGTGGTATGTTGCCTACTAATTTGTTGTTAGCAAGATCAAGTGTCTCTAAACTTGACAAATTCTGGAAAGTTGATGGGCATTTTTCCTACTAAGTTATTATTTGAGAGATCAATGGCTGCAAGGCTATGCATGGTGCCAATAGAATTTGGGAGTGTTCCATTTATCTGGTTGGTTGAAAGAGAGAGAAGTCTCAGGTTTGGTTGGGAATCACCTATGTTCTTTGGAATAGGACCAGAGAATTTATTGTTGGATAGAACAAGTAATTCTGTTTTACCAATTGGAAGAGGAATGGGTCCTTCAAACTGGTTTGAGCTCAAATCAACAACAGCTAGAGTCAGGTTGAATGGAATTGGTGGATGACCTTTCAATTTATTTGAGGAAACATTTAACCATATAAGATGAGAAGACATTTCCCAAAACCAATCAGGTATGGAGCCTGAAATGCTAGTATTTGACAAATCCAAGAACGTGAGCTTCTTTTGTGATCTAAGccaagttggaattgaaggacCTAAATGGCATGAACCCATGAAAAGAAGTTGTGCTTGGAAAGGGGGGGTCCAATCTGAACTGACAGCCATTACAAAAGAGTTGGAAGTGAGATATGCACTTCTCAACTTATGCAGATTTAAAAAATGTGTTTCAGTGATTATACCAGTAAATTGATTGAAAGAAACATCAAAGAAAGACAATTCAGATAGCTGGCCTAAACTATCAGGGAGAGACCCATTTAGTCTATTGTGATCAAGTTTTAAATCTGTAAGCTTTTGCAATGACCCTAATGATTTTGGAATTGGACCATGTAGCAAGTTATAGTTCAAAGAAAGCTCAACAAGATTTCTGAGTTGACCCAACCAATTCATTATAGCCAGGGCCGGCCCTGAAAAAAAGTGGGCCTAAGacggttttaataaatttgaaaaaaatgggcccttttgtatatgtaattttttttttctttgaattgCCTCACACGTTTTGGTCCACTTGGACCACtacatttatatttatttaaactaATTGGGCCGGCTGGGAAGGAAAGGCTGCTGGGccttattaaatttttttttttcttgaacacCAGCTGGGAAGGGGAAAGGCTGCTAAACAGgccttatttaaatttttttttttttttttgaacacaCTTAAGAGTTTACATGATATTTTGGGCCCTGGGTAGGGGTGGGCCCTAGGCACGGGCCTAGCCCTCCTATGCCCAGGGCCGGCCCTGATTATAGCTCAAGTCCAAGTTTCTCAAGGACTTAAGCTTTGTCAATGAAGGTCTTATCTCCCCACCAAAGTACCTGTTGGGATTATCATAAGGCTGCTCTGAGTATCGGTTTTGGAGAAGATCAACTGTAATGACTGCTCCTGCCTTGTTACAGCCTATTCCCCACCATTGACAACAGTTGCTGCCTTTCCATGATGCAAGCTTGTTTTGTGGATCTTCAAGACCGGTTTTGAAGTCAAGAAGAGCATCTCTCTCAAACTCTAAACAAGTCACATTGAACTCAGCATCACCACCATGAACATATTCTCCTGAtataaagaaaaagagaataatTTGTAAAACCAATGAAAACACAATATCAACCATTATAATTTAACTTATGATGATTCACTTGGAGACCAAGAATGTTATCAAATGAACTGTGGATGATTATCATTTATTGCAGAAATGAttatcatattgacaaaattgaCTTTTTATAGTCAATATGGAAACAATTTTTTCCTATTGAAAAGTATAAATACATGAATCTATATACAaaaattttctttaaaaaaacagCTATATTAATCTGTTAACCGACTGTGTAGAATTAATTAGATACTAATAGACCCTTTTCCTTCAAAGGGTATGGAGTGTGATAAGATACTAATACTTGCATGGTACTTTAGCATGAGAATCAAATTAGATACTAATGGTATATATTAAGATATATAATGCATATATACAGAATTCAATGACAGCTttgctttatttttaattaataagtgGTAGAAAGGAGAGCTTAATTTGCTGTTATTTGATTTTTGAATACCAAAGTACACGGTTTCTAGAAGATACTACTTTGGACTCTTGACTTGTGACTTTTGAATCAACCATACATTATAAGTTAATATGGAAATTAATTACATAGAAATTATCATGATAATGCAACATTTAAGGAAACTAAAGCCTGTAACAAACATATAATTAGCTAAATCTAACAAATTGTGGAGAATCACTGATATCAGTTCTTTAAATCCTTGGCTCTTGAGTAAAAAACAGGATTTAAATCCTTCTTGATTATCAAATCAGAGAAGTGGTCATGTTGATGTAATATATATATTCACCTGACATATTGAttgaacaaatatatatatatatatgaaaaaaaaagtttaaaatctCATTCAAGCTAATATCTTTCAACAACTATCCTAGATCTACCAATGAGACTAGTACTCCCCAACTACTTCAATGTTCAATGTTCAATGTTCAAAGTTTGAAAACTACCGGAATGAACTAGTGTGAAAAATGAATCATTTTACCTTAGTCTTGTCCTTTGCAAAACAACACCTAATAACAAGTCCATAAAAATCCCATCTTTACTTTTTCCAATGCCTATGTTAATTAAAGCTACAATCTTTGTAGAAGTTGATTAGATTCAGTTACTGATCGAGAATAATAAGAACTTCCAAAAACAAAGTTGAAGGCATGAAAATAAATCTATAAAGAGTACAATAACTTAATACGAAGAATGAAATAGTATATATAAATGGATCGAAGCTAGTCTTGGTGGTTGAATTCCTCTTCATGTTGTGGAGCAAGGCATTTGTGGCTATAGTGGTGCAATCTATACAAACCAGTGGCAGGTAGAACAAGGCACATCATGATGCCAAAGATGACTACCGAAATCTGAGGACCGCCGGGAGAGTTCATAAGAAGGGTTGCGTTGCGCTTCAATATATGCATGAGATTATCTGCATGGCAGTAAACACAGCACAAGCAAATGAAAATGTGTAGAAGAGCCCACCCATGATGGCCACCATTGAATTCATTACTGTTATcagttgttcttgttcttgctctTGTTCTTGTTATGATCCTCTTGTCGTTCCTGGCTTTGATCATAATCTGAAAAGTGACCAGCATGGAGTACAAGAATGTAATCATCATAAATGTGTAGAAAGAAACGCCAGCCATGTCCGAGACCACTGCCACTGCTGCTGGAGATATATTTTCACAATTCCAAGCATCTGACAACTCCTTTCCCTGAAAGTAAATTCCACACCAACCCAAACAAGAAAGAAACACATCACCATAGTTTTCCATTAATATTTCAACTAACCCTAAATTACTTCCGCATTCACCTTCTCCTCCACACATATTTTTATCTCTTTCTTCTTAATTAATTTCAATGTAGATGAAGGAATTTGAAAAAGGTTATGAtttgttatatattaatattagaGTGTTGTTATTTGGCATGCCCGACACACTTTTGTGATTGATTAGCGGTATttcataaataattattaaattcaaataaataggAACCTATATTGAATTCCCCAATAGTTGTATGACACCTCTTTGAATTCCCTTCTTTGAATCCCCTTAGTAGTTTTCTTAATAttatgaattagttaattaattatatatgataattaaaaaaaatgtttgaatttaagAGAATCTTTAGCTTATTCGGTTATAGAGATAGAATTAAAAATCATTCTCTTTCTTTCCTCGTTTTCTTTAaccaatatattattattattatttgattttaaaaatatatatattttcattgattaatatatattttaaaatcctttatttaaaaaaattaaaacttttaTGGATATTTTTTGGTTTGTTGTTAAACGTGTACACGAAACAAAATTATGGGATCACAAAAACACTTACAATTTTGAACTTTCAAATTTTAGTATGAATTTTTATAATTTAGGTTTACAAGATATACCAAACGTTATCTCATAATTTGTGTAGATATTTATCATTAgtatttaaaaaatcaataactaAATTTAATCAAATCAAAACCAGTTTAACAATAATGAATGCAATAGTCAGCTATGAATAATAATTTCTGAAGgaccatttaattaaataaatcaaactttatttaaaattaaaaaaaaaaaccaacagaAGTGTTTAACGAGGAAAAATGTCTTCTTAGAGGAAGTTGcaaaatatataatttgaatttaaaatacaaaaacgTGCTTatataagtaaaaatatttaattgttaGTTTCCTATAAGAGTGTAACAATTTACTTAAACATTGATACTCGCTTATTTGTAAGCCCTCCAACATGCTTTTGAGCCTATTTGGTTATCATCCGAGTTGAACTGATGAATCATTTTCGAGTTGACTCTTCGTTTTTAAATTGAGATAATCCATTACTTATTAACAAGATTATATTATTACTGATGATAATAATTTTAGACATCAAGCTAATTATAATAATTTTCGAGTTGATCTTACgagctaatattatttatttcaaaaattatgTATAACATTTGGCCCTCAAAAGTATCTACTTGTATCACTTCGAGAGAGACTTTTGAATTTTCTTTATTGGGATACACCCCCCACTCGAGTAGTGAATCGACCaatctattattatttttaacattttgacaaaacacgagttttaaaagttagtttttaaatttaaagTGTCCAAACAAGTAATCGGTCAAAATAATCCttgcacaaaacataaatttatttatatataatttatattttttataaaaaaaacccACCAGTaagtttataataataaataaataaatacaacaagctgtttgaactttgttttcaacACTTTAATTATTCGTTTGGTCAAGACATGCTCATGTGTCTATATAAGGAGCATATTATATGGGTAGAGTAAAAAGTAGGGGTGCACATATGGACCCAAAAACCCGCACCCGAAAAACCCCGAAAAATGACGAAACCAGAAAGGTCGGGTCGGGTCAACCCGAGGGCCCCGTCGGGTATGAAAACACAATATTAATCATTATAATTTAACTTATGATGATTCACTTGGAGACCAAGAATGTTATCAAATGAACTGTAGGATGATTATCATTTATTACACAAGTGATTTGAGTTTTTCTGTGCTTGACTTGACTCGTGACAAAAGTGACTTTTTATAGTCAATATGGACTCTCTTGATTTGTGACTTTTGAATCAACCATACATTAtaaattaatatggaaattaaTTACATAGAAATTAACATGATAATACAACATTTAAGGAAACTAAAGCCTGTAACAAACATTTAATTAGCTAAATCTAACAAATTGTGGAGAATCACTGATATCAGTTCTTTAAATCCTTGGCTCTTGAGTTAAAAACAGGATTTAAATCCTTCTTGATTATCAAATCAGAGAAGTGGTCATGttgatgtaatatatatatatatatattcacctAATATATTGATtgaacaaatatataaatatatatatatatatacatatataaagttTTCCCTTAGAAAAATATACATAAATGTACCAAAAAGTCTTCAAGAACTAGTAACATACAAATGGCCGTTCAATTGTTAACCTCACACGCCAATATTTGGAGAAAAAAATGTAAGATTTaaccagcaaaaaaaaaaaaaaattgtctctaTGGATTTGGATTTAGTTTTGCCTAAAAGTTTCTATttcgaaaaaaaaaaaagtaaatttttgagattttatttatttaaaatctcATTCAAGCTAATATCTTTCAACAACTACTTCAATGTTCAATGTTCAAAGTTTGAAAACTACCGGAATGAACTAGTGTGAAAAATGAATAATTTTTCCATATGCACGTGTGAACCTTGGTCTTGTCCTTTGCAAAAGGACACCTAATAACAAGTCCATAAAAATCCCATCTTTACTTTTTCCAATGGCTATGATGTTAATTAAAGCTTCAATCTTTTGGAAATAAATAGGTGATCGAGAATAATAAGAACTTCCAAAAACAAAGTTGAAGGCATGAAAATAAATCTAGGTAGGTAACTATTTGGTATCCTAtactgtattttaaaatcatacatatttaatactctaaatttaaatttaattaataaaatttttaatcaaactgctgtcaaatatgtaagttccaaatttaaatttaattacttaattatatataagtaatgacagtttgatcatgacaaaattttatcaatcAAATATGAGTCTAGgatatcaaatatatataattttataatatagggtaccatatgagcattattgaaaacagaaggtatcaaaataatattttacaaaattATAAGATACCAAATAATCTATAAAGAGTACAATAACTAAATACGAAGAATGAAATAGTATATATAAATGGATCGGAGCTAGTCTTGGTGGTTgaattcctcttcttcttcttgttgtgGTGCAAGACATATGTGGCTATAGTGGTGCGATCTATACAAACCACCGGCAGGTAGAACAAGGCACATCATGATGCCAAAGATGAGTAAAATCTCAGGACCGCCAGGGTAATCCATAAGTAGGATTGCGTTGCGCTTCAATATATGCATGAGATTATTTGCATGGCAGTAAACACAGCACAAGCAAATGAAAATGTGTAGAAGAGCCAACCCCTGATGACCACCATTGAAttccttattattattatcacttcttcttcttgttcttgttcttgttcttgttatGATCCTCTTGTTATTCCTGGCTTTAATCATAATCTCAAAAGTCACCAGCATGGAGTACAAGAATGTAATCATCATAAATGTGTAGAAAGAAACGCCAGCCATGTCCGAGaccactgctactgcttctgGAGAAATATTCTCATCATCCTCTGCCAACAACTTTGCCAAATACTTTACCTGAAAGTAAATTCCACACCAACCCATACAAGAAAAAAATACAACACCATAGTTTTCTCTTAATATATCAACTAAACCTAATTCACTTCCACGTTCACCTTCTCCTCCACGCATATTTCTTCCTTAATTTCTTTCTTCTTAATTTCTTCCTAAACAAACTATCTGTCTCttattaatgatatatatatagtttGAATAGGGTTATGATtcgttatatattaatattatgaattagttaattaattatatgataattcaaaaaaataataaatgtttgaAATTAAGAGAATCTAGCTTATTCGGTTATAGATCATAGGAGATTGAATTAAAAatcattctctttttttttaaccaatatattattattattattatttgatttttaaaagaatattttcattgattaatatatatttttaaataatcctttatttaaaaaattgaaaCTTTTATGGATGTTTTTTGGTTTGTTGTTAAACGTGTACCCGAAACAAAATTATGGGATCACAAAAAACTTAAAATTTTCAACTTTCAAATTTTAGTATGAATTTTTATAATTTAGGTTTACATGATATACCAAACGTTATCTCATAATTTGTGTAGAtatttatcatttgtatttaaaaaatcaataactaAATTTAATCAAATCAAAAGCAGTTTAACAATAATGAATGTAATAGTCGTCAACTATGAATAATAATTTCTGAAGgaccatttaattaaataaattaaactttatttaaaaaattaaaaaaaaaaaaccaacagaAGTGTTTATTAACGAGGAAAAATGTCTTCTTAGAGGAAAGTTGcaaaatatataatttgaatttaaaatacaaaaacgTGCTTATATaaagtataaatatttaattattagttTCCTATAAGAGTGTAACCATTTACTTAAACATTGATACTCGCTTATTTGTAAGCCCTCCAACGCGCTTTTGAGCTGATTTGGTTATCATCCGAGTTGAAATAATGAATCATTTTCGAGCCGACTCTTCTTCTTCAAACTGAGATAAT is a window of Humulus lupulus chromosome 4, drHumLupu1.1, whole genome shotgun sequence DNA encoding:
- the LOC133831790 gene encoding putative receptor like protein 25 — its product is MLSNLSSLQVLDLADNGYNGSIPASYGNFKAMIQVQRENRYLFYGNPMYDTFYEDSLVVNTKGQEQKYTRILSLVVSLDLSANSLSGELPSDMTNLLGLVVLNLSKNHFSGFIPEGMSKLAQLLSLDLSNNRLSGAIPNSLSLLSFLGYLNLSNNEFSGKIPYNGHITTFEASSFSGNLGLCGEPLDAKCPGDNDHFDKGPTVKADYEDNFLDHWFYLSVGLGFAAGLLLPYFMLAMRKSWSESYFGFVESVVERIPFFEHRIRTIRKWPRGLHY
- the LOC133831791 gene encoding receptor-like protein EIX1: MNWLGQLRNLVELSLNYNLLHGPIPKSLGSLQKLTDLKLDHNRLNGSLPDSLGQLSELSFFDVSFNQFTGIITETHFLNLHKLRSAYLTSNSFVMAVSSDWTPPFQAQLLFMGSCHLGPSIPTWLRSQKKLTFLDLSNTSISGSIPDWFWEMSSHLIWLNVSSNKLKGHPPIPFNLTLAVVDLSSNQFEGPIPLPIGKTELLVLSNNKFSGPIPKNIGDSQPNLRLLSLSTNQINGTLPNSIGTMHSLAAIDLSNNNLVGKMPINFPEFVKFRDT